A window of Mucilaginibacter paludis DSM 18603 contains these coding sequences:
- a CDS encoding TonB-dependent receptor yields MNSSLWSKNIYFTFLLVLASVTAFAQTGTIKGTIKTSDGQPAAAITIGLLGTTRGTITDEQGHYQLTKIKAGTYTLKLSAIGLIGYEQPVKVVGGQTLVVNLSLKQDARQLADVVISANHRLKFGDKTSDMVARMPLANLENPQVYSVISSELLREQNIVDYKTAMRNASGTSTIAQAGNGRSYTMMRGFITGNWMRNGLAAYQFSAIDPANIDRIEVIKGPSGTLFSSSVISYGGLINRVTKKPLDTAFTELSYTGGSFGLNRVTADVNTPLSSDKKVLFRLNAAADHSGNFQDAGFEHNYFIAPSLTYKASNKLTFNFEAELYQRHTGSINGFNLADNTYWAGKSYKDIPLDYNRSYQGNDIDTKLTNYNIYLQANYQFSKQWKSQTLFTLNGVYAPHQMFLDKYILDDHQMIRQVGLLSDKYHQTEIQQNFTGDVQLGGMRHRLLLGFDYTAYRQDPYYYVSTNFDVINYTQPGNFFVSRSAFDKAIDTLKRSPSDQNTFNSAVYFADVINITDRLNVLASVRIDHYDDHGSHDINTDTYTGAFSQTKASPKFGAVYQLIKGTLSAFANYQNGFSYTNAKAEDGKLFKPEQAFQYEGGFKMESANNKWSATLSYYDILVKDKLRTDPANTNFYLQDATQSSKGLEAELVANPVNGLNILLGYGYNISEFTKADADIQGKRPYGTPKHLINGWASYALRRGALKGFGLGFGGNYSSSSYGDDTDLVTVPSYVLLSSTAFYDRGKYRIGLKVDNLTNVQYWGPFMQPQPTRSYSLNLSYKFY; encoded by the coding sequence ATGAATTCTTCACTATGGAGTAAGAACATTTACTTTACTTTTCTTTTGGTGCTCGCTTCGGTCACCGCTTTCGCCCAAACCGGAACGATTAAAGGCACCATCAAAACTTCTGATGGTCAACCCGCCGCCGCTATTACCATCGGTTTATTGGGCACTACCAGAGGCACAATTACTGATGAACAAGGACATTACCAGTTAACGAAGATCAAGGCCGGAACCTATACCCTGAAATTAAGTGCAATCGGCTTGATCGGCTATGAACAGCCGGTCAAAGTTGTAGGCGGTCAAACGTTGGTTGTTAATCTTAGCCTGAAACAGGATGCAAGGCAGTTAGCGGATGTAGTGATCAGTGCTAACCACCGGCTAAAATTCGGTGATAAGACATCCGACATGGTGGCACGTATGCCGCTGGCCAACCTGGAAAATCCGCAAGTATATTCGGTGATCTCCAGCGAACTGCTGCGTGAACAAAACATCGTTGATTATAAAACCGCGATGCGAAATGCTTCAGGTACCTCTACTATTGCGCAAGCTGGAAACGGACGCTCCTATACGATGATGCGCGGTTTCATCACAGGTAACTGGATGCGCAACGGTTTAGCCGCTTATCAATTTTCGGCGATTGATCCCGCCAATATCGACCGAATTGAAGTGATCAAAGGCCCTTCGGGTACCTTATTCAGTTCTTCAGTAATCTCTTATGGTGGTTTGATCAACCGTGTCACCAAGAAACCTTTAGACACCGCATTTACCGAACTGTCTTACACGGGCGGTAGCTTTGGTTTAAACCGCGTCACCGCTGATGTGAACACGCCGTTAAGCAGCGATAAAAAGGTATTATTCCGCCTGAATGCGGCTGCCGATCATAGCGGCAATTTTCAGGATGCCGGCTTTGAGCATAATTACTTTATAGCACCGAGCCTCACCTATAAAGCCAGCAATAAACTGACTTTTAACTTTGAAGCGGAACTGTATCAGCGCCATACCGGCTCCATCAATGGTTTCAACCTGGCCGATAATACTTACTGGGCCGGAAAAAGCTATAAGGATATTCCGCTGGATTATAACCGCAGCTACCAGGGCAATGATATCGACACCAAGCTAACCAATTATAATATTTATCTACAGGCTAACTACCAGTTCAGTAAACAATGGAAATCCCAGACTCTTTTCACCTTGAACGGGGTTTACGCGCCTCATCAGATGTTTCTGGATAAATATATTTTAGATGATCACCAGATGATTCGCCAGGTTGGCTTGTTATCGGACAAGTACCACCAGACCGAAATCCAGCAAAATTTTACCGGAGACGTGCAGCTCGGCGGCATGCGTCACCGTTTGTTGTTAGGATTTGATTATACCGCTTACCGCCAGGACCCATATTACTACGTGTCAACTAATTTCGATGTGATCAACTATACACAGCCAGGCAACTTCTTTGTAAGCCGTTCGGCTTTTGATAAAGCGATAGACACGCTAAAGAGATCTCCATCGGATCAGAACACCTTTAATTCCGCCGTTTATTTCGCGGATGTGATCAATATTACCGACCGCCTGAATGTTTTGGCTTCGGTTCGGATCGATCATTACGATGATCACGGTTCTCATGACATTAATACAGACACTTATACCGGCGCTTTTAGCCAAACCAAGGCGTCACCTAAATTCGGTGCCGTTTACCAACTGATCAAAGGTACCTTATCTGCGTTTGCTAACTACCAGAACGGATTCAGCTATACCAATGCCAAAGCTGAGGATGGTAAGTTATTTAAGCCTGAACAAGCCTTTCAATATGAAGGCGGCTTCAAAATGGAGAGCGCGAATAATAAATGGTCGGCTACACTAAGCTACTATGACATCCTGGTGAAAGATAAATTACGTACCGATCCGGCTAACACGAACTTTTATTTACAGGATGCAACGCAAAGCAGCAAGGGACTGGAGGCGGAACTAGTAGCTAACCCGGTAAATGGCCTGAACATCCTGCTGGGCTATGGTTACAATATCAGTGAATTTACCAAGGCTGACGCCGACATCCAGGGCAAAAGGCCCTATGGCACTCCTAAGCATTTGATCAACGGCTGGGCCAGCTACGCGCTCCGTAGGGGGGCTTTAAAAGGCTTTGGCCTAGGTTTTGGCGGTAATTACTCGAGCAGTTCGTATGGCGATGATACGGATCTGGTGACCGTACCATCATACGTATTATTGAGCTCGACCGCTTTTTATGACCGCGGGAAATACCGTATCGGCTTAAAAGTGGATAATTTAACAAACGTGCAATATTGGGGGCCGTTCATGCAGCCGCAGCCTACCCGTTCTTATTCGTTAAACTTAAGCTATAAATTCTATTAA
- a CDS encoding serine hydrolase domain-containing protein: MTKKLLLYLILIFVCAEHVFSQSKNIRKNDEFSAFQIGEPEEEGFSSSKLSAIFPYVRNQQVNVHSLMIIRNDKIIFDAYFYPYANGLQHDIASCTKSITSLLIGIAIDKGFIRDENELVKNYFPKIKSYSKNFQTLTIKDLLTMTSGLDCGGDNEETLFSGLFKASDWSAYIFNIPSTNTPGKQFSYCSCNFYLLAEILYRTTKLSPEKFADKYLFKPMGIKNFYWTKNNKGVNYGWGDLALKPYDMAKIGRLLLNNGKWNGAQLISADYIRKATNIQIPFSGGKGYGYGFWVDNDHSFQAVGRGGQRIHVDRLYNAIVVATGGGYDWDEKGGLDELIGHSVQLAALNKNQPASDSLNVAIANASKMSRILPVESFANARKDLLFNRTLIFGKNSMNISTARIITSGYADTIFRITNSSGKVVNYPLGIGTKYRYFKDTPSNHVYAIRGYWKSQDDFVIDFNTLTKINDNKINFKLKDKAIQVTIKEGTQAINDTVRVHFDGN; encoded by the coding sequence ATGACAAAGAAGCTTTTACTATACCTTATCTTAATTTTCGTTTGCGCGGAACATGTTTTTTCACAGTCAAAAAATATCAGAAAAAATGATGAATTTTCTGCTTTTCAAATTGGGGAACCTGAAGAAGAAGGCTTTTCCTCCTCGAAATTAAGCGCTATCTTCCCCTATGTCCGGAATCAACAGGTAAATGTCCACAGCCTTATGATTATAAGGAATGATAAAATCATCTTTGATGCCTATTTTTATCCTTATGCTAATGGTTTGCAACATGATATCGCATCCTGTACAAAATCAATTACCTCTTTATTGATAGGTATAGCCATAGATAAAGGATTTATCCGTGATGAAAATGAATTAGTTAAAAATTATTTTCCGAAAATTAAGTCTTACAGTAAAAACTTCCAAACATTAACTATAAAAGACTTACTTACCATGACCTCAGGTTTGGATTGCGGGGGTGATAATGAAGAAACCTTATTTTCCGGGCTTTTTAAAGCATCCGACTGGTCGGCGTATATTTTTAACATTCCAAGCACAAACACACCTGGGAAGCAATTCTCTTATTGCAGTTGTAATTTCTATCTGCTTGCCGAGATTCTATACCGTACTACAAAGTTATCTCCCGAAAAATTTGCGGATAAATACCTGTTTAAACCAATGGGGATTAAGAATTTCTACTGGACGAAAAATAATAAAGGTGTTAATTATGGATGGGGAGATCTGGCCCTCAAGCCATATGATATGGCTAAAATAGGACGTTTATTATTGAATAATGGTAAATGGAATGGTGCCCAGCTTATTTCAGCGGATTATATCAGGAAAGCAACTAATATACAAATTCCTTTTAGTGGCGGCAAAGGATATGGTTATGGATTTTGGGTCGATAATGACCATTCTTTCCAGGCAGTAGGCCGGGGCGGCCAAAGAATTCACGTTGATAGGTTATATAATGCCATCGTCGTCGCTACCGGCGGTGGTTATGACTGGGATGAAAAAGGAGGATTAGATGAACTTATTGGACATTCCGTTCAACTGGCCGCTTTAAATAAAAATCAACCTGCCTCTGATAGTCTGAATGTAGCTATAGCCAATGCCTCAAAAATGAGCCGCATTCTGCCTGTAGAAAGTTTTGCAAACGCTCGTAAGGATCTTTTATTCAACCGTACGTTGATTTTTGGAAAAAACAGCATGAATATTTCGACGGCCCGAATCATCACCTCCGGTTATGCTGATACTATATTCAGAATTACCAACTCATCAGGAAAGGTTGTCAATTATCCATTAGGCATAGGAACAAAATATCGTTATTTTAAGGATACTCCTTCGAACCATGTCTATGCAATCAGAGGTTATTGGAAATCGCAAGATGACTTCGTGATAGATTTTAATACATTAACCAAAATCAATGACAATAAAATTAATTTCAAGTTAAAAGACAAAGCGATTCAAGTAACAATTAAAGAAGGAACTCAGGCTATAAATGATACGGTGCGAGTTCACTTTGACGGTAATTAA
- a CDS encoding helix-turn-helix domain-containing protein: MQKEHSTIAFYVDMIYRLQMKRIAAGYTQEELSFLLGYPPDQVSRIEAFDTDALVLLTDLSRLALIFDCTLLSLTPGYPISQQKIEILTDYDQDSFRNYYTVYRVNAGKPNELLYKIMEDKIDYTRQNENVDAITVRLQALMEKLIGDGYFTKGAEAWDIYMDSQEQIKQRYPPRLLQRVIQSYVLGDLLRLNSRQEENRITYYNKNGSGR; the protein is encoded by the coding sequence ATGCAAAAAGAGCATAGCACCATCGCATTTTATGTGGATATGATTTACAGGTTGCAAATGAAACGTATTGCCGCTGGTTATACACAAGAAGAGCTATCCTTTTTATTGGGTTACCCACCTGATCAGGTCAGCAGAATCGAGGCTTTCGATACCGATGCGCTTGTCCTTTTGACCGACCTAAGCCGCTTGGCCCTTATTTTCGATTGTACACTGCTCTCATTAACTCCAGGCTATCCAATATCACAACAAAAAATAGAAATCCTGACAGATTATGACCAGGATTCTTTTAGAAATTATTATACAGTTTACAGGGTCAATGCAGGAAAGCCAAATGAACTGCTTTATAAGATTATGGAGGATAAAATAGATTATACCAGGCAAAACGAAAATGTAGATGCCATTACAGTTAGACTTCAGGCATTGATGGAAAAGCTTATTGGAGATGGTTATTTTACCAAAGGCGCTGAAGCCTGGGATATTTATATGGATAGCCAGGAGCAAATTAAACAGCGGTACCCACCACGATTATTGCAGCGGGTGATACAATCTTATGTTCTCGGTGACTTGCTCCGGTTAAATTCAAGGCAAGAAGAAAACCGTATCACTTATTACAATAAAAATGGATCCGGACGCTGA
- a CDS encoding RNA polymerase sigma factor, whose product MADYSILSDNELIDLLKESDHVAFTEIYRRYAYLLLVHAYKKLQYEEQAKDVIQDLFTSLWLKRDIVIADGNLAGYLYISMRNKILNLLARQKVESKYIHSLNNYIVTNSNSSTDHLVREKELKAYIHKEIQALPRKMRVVFELSRNEQLNNREIALRLDTTENNVSKQVNRALRILKAKLGVIIFIYLLIRP is encoded by the coding sequence ATGGCCGACTACAGCATTCTTTCTGATAATGAATTGATCGATCTGTTAAAAGAATCGGATCACGTTGCCTTTACCGAAATATATCGTAGATACGCTTACCTGCTATTGGTTCATGCTTATAAAAAGCTACAATATGAAGAGCAGGCTAAAGATGTCATACAAGACTTATTTACTTCCCTTTGGCTAAAAAGAGACATTGTAATCGCGGATGGTAATCTTGCAGGTTATTTGTATATATCCATGAGAAATAAGATATTAAATCTTTTGGCTCGTCAGAAGGTCGAATCAAAGTATATACACTCTTTAAATAATTATATAGTTACAAACAGTAATTCTTCAACCGATCACCTTGTACGGGAAAAAGAGCTGAAAGCCTATATCCATAAAGAAATTCAGGCGCTACCTCGTAAAATGAGAGTCGTATTTGAGTTAAGCAGAAACGAACAACTCAATAATAGGGAAATTGCATTACGATTAGATACCACAGAAAATAATGTATCCAAGCAGGTTAACAGAGCCCTTCGAATTTTAAAAGCCAAATTAGGCGTTATCATTTTTATTTATCTGCTCATCAGGCCCTAA
- a CDS encoding helix-turn-helix domain-containing protein gives MLKEKKGVGKIHIGPKIRRLRQIKGISQKAFASELQITQQAVSKIEQSEIVNEETLGKIAEILGVSMEAIVNFDDDASFNNFINTNEVINQRCDVTNHYQSIEKITELYERLLKSEIEKNQLLKDIADLKDNSNNRK, from the coding sequence ATGTTGAAAGAAAAAAAAGGCGTTGGCAAAATCCATATCGGTCCAAAGATCAGACGTCTAAGGCAGATAAAAGGAATTAGTCAAAAAGCATTTGCATCAGAATTACAGATTACACAACAAGCGGTGTCTAAAATCGAACAAAGCGAAATAGTCAATGAAGAAACACTTGGAAAAATCGCTGAAATATTAGGAGTATCTATGGAGGCAATCGTTAACTTTGATGATGATGCTTCTTTTAACAATTTTATAAATACTAATGAAGTGATTAATCAACGCTGCGATGTAACCAACCATTATCAGTCCATCGAAAAAATCACCGAACTTTATGAGAGATTGTTAAAAAGTGAAATTGAGAAAAATCAGCTTTTGAAAGACATTGCTGATTTA